In a genomic window of Aquila chrysaetos chrysaetos chromosome Z, bAquChr1.4, whole genome shotgun sequence:
- the TMEM215 gene encoding transmembrane protein 215 → MVRTMRPDDINPRTGLVVALVSVFLVFGFMFTVSGIKGETLGDIPLLAIGPAICLPGIAAIALTRKTDGCTKWPKNKCPCCKQVTDRDVMELLRTPSDLESGKGSCDELAKKVYQKDRRVLRGEDSVSICTTTTTTMGECKSLIRKVEQEEMLRYLETCYPEMPGNVFVGDGSTYSALEKKSSSPTRDSIACPDIEDNIFVAPKDSIIVCSYKENSPYDRYCCYINPTGVNSDQETIV, encoded by the coding sequence ATGGTGCGGACCATGAGACCCGACGACATCAACCCCCGGACGGGGCTGGTGGTGGCTCTGGTCAGCGTCTTCCTGGTGTTCGGCTTCATGTTCACTGTGTCCGGCATCAAGGGAGAGACCCTGGGGGACATCCCGCTGCTGGCCATCGGGCCGGCCATCTGCCTGCCAGGCATCGCCGCGATTGCCCTCACCAGAAAGACCGACGGCTGCACCAAATGGCCCAAGAACAAGTGTCCATGCTGCAAGCAAGTCACGGACCGGGACGTCATGGAGCTGCTGAGGACCCCCTCGGACCTGGAGTCTGGCAAGGGCAGCTGTGACGAGCTGGCCAAGAAAGTGTACCAGAAGGACAGGAGAGTGCTGCGGGGTGAGGACTCTGTGTCCAtctgcaccaccaccaccaccaccatgggAGAGTGCAAGAGCCTCATCAGAAaggtggagcaggaggagatgctGAGATACCTGGAGACCTGTTACCCAGAGATGCCGGGGAATGTGTTCGTGGGAGATGGCTCCACATACAGTGCCTTGGAGAAGAAGAGCTCTTCTCCCACCAGGGACAGCATTGCTTGCCCAGACATTGAAGACAACATTTTTGTTGCTCCTAAAGACAGTATCATTGTCTGCTCTTACAAGGAGAACAGCCCTTATGACAGATACTGTTGTTACATAAACCCTACTGGAGTCAACTCAGACCAGGAGACCATAGTGTGA